A single genomic interval of Juglans regia cultivar Chandler chromosome 1, Walnut 2.0, whole genome shotgun sequence harbors:
- the LOC118348322 gene encoding protein IDA-LIKE 2-like: protein MEWDQALHLTSRDDIREPISFFLSFFLLSLFLLIILILGHCHGSRTTNVFKKPKSQNSGHFLGFLPRRIPIPASGPSRKHNDIGLKSWGSP, encoded by the exons ATGGAGTGGGACCAAGCACTCCACCTAACCTCGAGAGATGACATAAGAGAacccatttctttctttctttctttctttctcctttc tctgtttttgttgaTCATCTTAATTCTTGGCCACTGTCATGGCTCAAGAACCACTAATGTCTTCAAAAAGCCAAAGTCTCAGAATTCAGGCCATTTCTTGGGTTTCTTGCCAAGAAGAATACCGATACCTGCTTCTGGTCCATCAAGGAAACACAATGATATCGGCTTAAAGAGTTGGGGATCACCATGA